The genomic segment ttGAAAAGTCAGACTGCCCTGAAAACCCTACCAttgcctttaattttattttagggatGAACTTTTGAAACTTGATCCTCTGGAAACCGGGAACTGTTTTTAATAGTCTCCAGGAAAAGAGGGTTAATGTAAACTATCTAGATCCCCCATTCTACATGGAAAAATAGGCCCCATTGGCCCCTCCCACTCTTCTCCCCTTTCACCAGATATACCGACAGTTATTTACACTTAGCCCCAAGCTTTTTATAAGAATGAGCGGGATTGATAGATGGTTCAGCAAGGAGAACAACAGTGTCTTTATCTGGATaaaagaagacaatttaaaagcagaaagaatgagGAGCCCCTGACATCAATGATAGCCACATCATAATtgcctaaatttttttttgccatcagTTGGGCAGGTTACAATGTGTATGAAATAAGGTGTGTGTGAAACCAGTGCTTGCTTATATTTTGGAAAGCTAGAGAAACATGGCCATTTTCTATTTAGTGGTTTTTACAGCTGGAATGAGGATTAGAAATTACATAGCTTTTGGGAATCTGCCAGTCTGGGTCATAAGTGAGGTTAGCAATAATTCAGGGTTTTAGTAATCTCCAACAGGTAAAGTTTCATACTTAAGAACACCAAATAatgtaaatcatatatatatttggaaaagtaGCAAAATAATTTCTGTCCCCGGAAAGCTTAATTAATGAGACCAGAATCTCAAGTCAGATGTAAAAAAAACAATTGAAGAATGAAACAAAACTTGACTTGGGTTTTGCCTTGCCTGTGCTGTTATCTATTGTGGGTCTGATTATATCCaggaataaaatatcatttagttAGGGTTGTTCTCAGATACAATTCCTTGATAAATGCTGCTCAGTTCCACAGTCTCCATCCAGGAATGTCTCTACCTGTCTTGTTGCTGGGCAGTCCATCAGCAATGGGTGGCATTCATTTGAGCAAGGAGGAATTCTTAGAGATAATATTGATGCATGTATTCCAGCCAGGACCAGAATGGAAGGAGCTTTGGACTGTTGATGTAAACAAACACTGGGAAATCAAGTAGAATTAGAAATCCACCAGGTCTCAAAATTAGTCATCTGTGTTAGTGTTAGGGATGGGAGACAGGGATGAAggaatatagaaatgaaaaatgaaatcaccagaaaataaaatcaaacactgTGAGGCCTGACCATCATTCCAGCAACTTGGGGTCAGAGAAAGATgggctcttctccctctcctggcttCTTTTTCTGTAATCTCACATCCTCAGCTTGCCATCTGTGACCAGTGGTTGTAGGGCAATCCAGACAAATGGAATAGTCCCCAACATAGTCACACATGTCACTCTGTCCCTCTGTTCTATCTTCTCAGCTAAATTTGTTTGATTTTACTAACTCTTTTTTACCCTGTTGAGAAATTGGATGCTCACCCCATCTAGGCAGGGTGCCCTGTTCAAAAAGTATCTATGTCCCAACAGCTGGGAGAAGAGACCCAGAGAAATGGTAGAGAGGCTCACAGGACTAAAGCTCTGTGGGTGTTAGGGATTTGAGTTTCATGTTGAAGTTACAACTACAAAATTGCTTTAGATCTCTGTATTCCTAACTACACTGAAGATCTCGAGGAAGTAGGTTCTGGGAAGATATCTTTGAGTTAAGAAATCAGAGAGTTAGAAGATGTGGTCATTGATTGGGGAACCTGAGACAATTAGAATCTCCAGAATTCAGTGCCATTTTTTATCATCTTAGAAAAACAAGTATGCTTTTATGGCTAGCCCCAAAAGACCAAAACTAAGATTGGGAATACAGGAACCCAGTGTGGAAGATTTAGATTTCAAAGTCGTTTCTAGAGAGTTTCTTGCTGCTGAAGGAAGATGCTAAGTGGAAGTCTGGCAAGTAGATGCGTTTTGGAGCTTCAGTCCTCCGGAAGGCTGTAGACTGGGCCCTGTCCGTCCTTCAGGCAGCTGACAACAGTGCCTTCTTTTGCCTTAACTCGTGAAAGGACAGACTGCCATTAGGGCTGTCATAAAACCTCCTCTTTCGTAAATCCTCGTAGAGCCAAGACCACGTTGTTATGGGTGtagtgagcttaggatcctcgTTAGCACTGAACTGTCTGTACCTCAGCTCTCCCGCCTCTGCCCTTCCAGCTAGCGGTTTCCTTCTTGAGCCTCTACATGACTAATGAGACAACCCAAAGGAGAGTGAGATATAGGGGGAAACATTCAGAATTTTGATTCAGATCGACGTGATAAGAACACTCACCTCTTATTCCCATTTCTGAAGCCagtcactgtgtgtgtgtcttgtccCTACACAAGGAAATTAGATGGAAAGTACTGTGACTGAGGCTTTAGCACCACTTCTGTCTTGGTATTTTCTTCATCCTAGGATTTGAATCACCTGGGTGAATTGGGACAGACCTAAGTTCCCTTGAATTTCTTTGTTCagtagaaaaaaagttttaacttttCTATGAACCTTCACTGTTgaaataccttaatttttttcttgtctagtGAGCCAGACCGAGGAAGGCTGACTCCCTCCCCAGACATCATTGTTTTATCTGATAATGAGGCTTCCAGTCCCCGTTCCAGCTCCCGAATGGAAGAAAGACTCAAAGCAGCCAACCTAGAGATGTTTAAGGTAAAAAAAGAgcgagaagaaagaaaaaacagtatctttcttcattttctgctcCTCCTATTTTAAGAGTCCCAGTTCTGTGTTTttatagtttacttttttaatcTAAGTAATTACCCATTGATGAAACTTTTTATAAGTGATTCTCAACCTCAAGGGCAtgccctttaattttttaattttttttattttttaaagatttatttatttttatttgagagagaaagcacaagcgggagaaggggcagagggagagagagaatctcaggcagattccccactgaatgcagagcccaacacggggctctatctcacgaccctgagatcatgacctgagctgaaatcaagagtaggatactcaaccacctgagccacccagatgcccctaaagattgtttttaagattttatttatttatttggcagagagaaagcacaagcagaggaagcgacaggtagagggagtgggagaagcaggctccctgccgagcaaggagcctgatgtggggcttgatcccaggaccctgggatcatgacccgagccgaagacagatgcctaaccgactgagccacccaggcgccccgcccctaaagattttatttttaagtaacctctacacccaacatggggctcgaacctacaacccccaagatcaagagttacatgttcCACCtacctgctgagccagccaggcaccccaagggcaTGCACTTTTACAGGGAATTAGAGCGGAGTGAAGAAGATAGTTTGacaatcgcttctcggccttttggctaagattaAGTGTAGAAGATAGTTTGACAAAGCTTATTCAGTATAACTTatctttggaaaatatgaaaacaaaactttGTAAGTCACATAAACTCTTGGCTGGAACCACTCTATCCTGGTTCTCATAATATGAAGGGATTCCTCAGTTTTTATGTATATCTAGAAGAAACTTGGCTTAAGAAGATccagaaacattattttaaaggaaagcagtgtcgggtgcctgggtggctcagtcgttgagcgtctgccttcggctcaggtcatgatcccagggtcctgggatcgagccccgcatcgggctccctgctcagcgagaagcctacttctccctctcccactccccctgcttgtgttccctccctcgctgtgtctctctctgtcaaataaataaataaaatattttttaaaaaaggaaagcagtgtCTTCCTGTGGCCATTCTTCTATTTTGCCAGAAATCTGGTTGATTACGATTTATATGTGGTCTCTCCTTTGATTCTGTAAgcattttttgagcacctgctgaataccaagcactgtgctggaaTCCAGGGACACAAAAATACCAGTCCCAGTGCTGCTTCTGCTTGGTGTGGAAGATGATTTCAGACCGAGAAGAAAAGATCGTCTTGCAGGAAGGGACTCTGGCTGGGTGCCTGCTCCCATAGCTAGCCCTCCTGTCTCCTTAGGGGAAAGGTGTGGAGGAACGGCAGCAACTCATCAAGCAGCTGAGGGATGAGCTGCGATTGGAGGAAGCCCGGCTGGTGCtgttaaagaaactgaggcagagccaGCTACAGAAAGAGAACGTGGTCCAGAAGGTATTACGCCCTAGTAATACGGGTCTGGGTTTGAGAATGGACTCCCCCAGGTAGGTTCAGTTGGGTGGCCCATTCTTCTCTGGTTCCGTGGTTTTTAGTTTCTAagaatagtgattttttttttttttttttttttttaatcttaggcTTTAATCAAGAAAGCCttgattccatttttcttttttcctttggtcaaCAGAAGCTTTACTCCAAcaaggaattttaaaagtctgGGAGTGTTCCAGATTTCTGCCTCTGTTTcagtgtcttttctctctctcagaccCCAGTTGTGCAGAATGCAGCATCCATTGTTCAGCCGTCTCCTGCCCATGGGGGACAGCAGGGCCTGTCCAAGCTTCCCTCCCGGCCTGGAGCCCAAGGGGTTGAACCACAGAGTCTGAGAACATTACAGGTATGTGACCCGCCTTGGGGTCTTTGTGTCGGAGAGCCCTGTCTATCCCATCTCTGGTTTGGGACTTTTGTGACAATTATAGAAGAACCTGGCCATAGTGGGGATGCTTTTACTCAGTCCTGGGTCCCTCCTGGCATGACTTGGTGTGTGGTACTAGGTGGCATAGTAGGGTGAATAATCCTTATCTTCCCATTGTGGTTTTTCTTATCTGGATGTTTCTAGCTTAGCCCTTTTCCATCTAGGGTTAGATAGCTTATGCCAAGAAAAACCAGGGAATTCCTACCACTAATCAGGATTTACATTGATGGTACATTTATTCCGTAGATCATTAGACAAAATTACCAACTCTGTGTTTCCACTCAGCTGTGTGTTATAGACAGTGTTTACCTCATTAGCATTTTGGTGGGGCATTTTACCAGCCATGActacttcttttcctcttctcccccttCAGGGTCACAGTGTAATCCGTTCAGCGACCACTACCACCCTCCCACATATGTTGATGTCTCAACGTGTTATTGCACCAAACCCAGCCCAGCTACAGGGTCAGCGGGGCCCACCCAAGCCAGGCCTTGTACGCACCACAACACCCAACATGAATCCTGCCATCAACTACCAGCCGGTAAGAGAGCCCTCATGTGGAAACAGAGAAGTCTTTTATTGCTCTCCCTGTTGAAAGGACCATAGTATTTAGGGGTTTGGACATAGAGAAGCTGTAGGACAACCCAGGGTAGTTTTGGTGGAGCTTGAATTGACAGCACTGGGGAGTTCCCTGAGGACAGGAGTGGACAAAGGGAGTCTGCACAGCAGAGCAGCGGTGAGCCTGACACCTGCCTGCAAGAAGGCAGGGGCCCGGGGAAGAAGAGGCAtaaggacagaggacagagagcaTCCCCTTGTTTTCCTCTCAGCAGTTGTCAGTCCTAGCCACTATCATTCTCCTTTCCTGTGTGCTGGAGATCTTTTTCATTGAGGTTGGACACCTCCTATCTTTTCCTGAGTTTTGGGAAAGCTAAGCAGTCCAGACAAGGCTCAGATAATGTTTTCTGCCATGAAAGCAAGACTTGGTCCTTGCTCCCACATCCCGTCACTGACCCCTGTGCTCCCTGCATTCCAGCAGTCGAGTTCTTCTGTTCCCTGCCAGCGCACAGCATCCTCTGCCATCTATATGAACCTTGCCTCCCACATCCAGCCAGGGACCGTGAACAGAGTGTCCTCACCACTTCCTAGCCCCAGCGCCATGACCGATGCTGCCAACTCCCAGGCTGCAGCCAAATTGGCTCTTCGCAAACAGCTGGAAAAGACACTCCTGGAGATTCCACCCCCTAAACCTCCCGCTCCCTTGCTTCACTTCCTGCCTAGTGCAGCCAATAGCGAGTTCATCTACATGGTGGGCTTGGAAGAAGTTGTACAGAGTGTCATCGACAGCCAAGGTGAGGCTACTTCCTCTGGTCAGTCTTTTATCTGAGCAAGAGGCTGCCAAGCCTGATTGACAAGTAACCTCTCCTTACTCTTGCCAAACCACCTCTCCTTCGTTATTCAGAGGCTGTTCGGGAGCAACATAGCAGAAacgctttttgtgtgtgtatgtagcttaggcttcatatttttattgtattttgtgtatgttgtatAGTTTTTGCAGTATATTGTTCAGTTCTTTTCAGTGGTGCCTAGCATGATGTATGCATAATTTGATGACTAGAACACTTGTTAATGTCCGTGTTTGTGTGGCATTGTGCTACATGATTATGTTCAGTCCCTGCCGTTTGAGTATTTAGAGTTGAGAAAGTAGACTTACTGAAGGAGATGACTCTGACCACATAAAAGCTGTGAACCAGCCCTGAACCAAACTGTGAAGTATTAACACTAACAGAAGTTACTAAGCCTGAATTTCCAAACATGGGGATTTAGGGGGACACCTGACAGTAGAGGAAAGTGCCTGAAAGTATTGGCTCTAAACAGATCACAAAGTGAGTGATTCAGACACTGATAACTAAAAATTGTGACTGTCTGGGCTGGGGATAAGTGCAGTCTGACGTAAAAATATGCTATGAAGCAAAAGTGTTGGCGGAGTTGGATGGATCCGGTGTCCTCTGAATGAAGCAGGTTTCCGTCTCGCTGGTGGACGAGGAAGTCAGGGAGCGTGGGTTCTTGGGCCAGCTTTGTCATGAGCAGCCACGCTTCTCAGACTTGGCTTCCTCGTCTGTAAACGGGGTGCTGTGCTCTGAGTTCCCTAAGGTGACGTTGTTACaattgaatgaaataaaagtattttctaaattgtaGAGTCTCCTTCTTACTTCAGCAGAATAACCTTCTGAAAAATTGATTTGATGAAGAAACAGGAGGTGGGGAAATGTGAAAGCCCTGATGATTCTTTTTGTTGGCATCTAGGCAAGAGCTGTGCTTCACTCCTGCGGGTTGAACCCTTTGTCTGTGCCCAGTGCCGCACAGATTTCACCCCCCACTGGAAGCAGGAGAAGAATGGTAAGATTCTGTGTGAGCAGTGCATGACCTCCAATCAGAAGAAGGCTCTGAAGGCTGAACACACCAACCGGctgaaaaatgcttttgttaaAGCCCTACAGCAGGAACAGGTAAGAATTCTGACTTCTCACCAGCCACCTGCTCAGGTTGGGTTTTCCCAAAAGGTGGTTCTTTCTAGTTTAGTGGAGTTGTCTATGTGATCCCCACAGTCCCCGACGACCTAGGCTCCTGGTACCTCAAGGCCCAGGTTCCCTGTTTGTCTGCTTACCGTTCTGTCTTCCCATTTCCATTTGACTGTCTCTGGTTGGGCAAGAGCGCAACGACAGAGTGgtccggggtggggagggacagaaggctGAGATGTGGCTTTCCATCCCTAGTGGCACCAAAGAAGTCCCTCCATTCACTCAACTTCATTTCCTTCTCAAACAAATGGATTTTGGTGGGAGGGATTTATACCTGAACCTCTTGGAGAGACAGAGTCTCTCTAGTCCGTGTTTGGCAAGGGAATGACAGTGGAGAGAGTGAACTGTGACATGGCCCAGGGAAGAGGAGTGGCGCGGAGTGAGCAGACCTGCCCTGTAGTGTTAGCGGAGTGAGAACacctgggagaggggaagatgTGTTGGGAGGCTTGGATCCTTCTCCTCTATCCCGTCTCCACCCCACCACTCATCAGACCCCTTTGGGTAGCATCACGGATCTTCTGGAAAATGGGTAGACAAGAGTCAAAACTAAAACCTCAGTAAACTCGTCGGCATTCATCGCTTCAGTCAGCCGGTTGCCACCACCCAGACCTCTCCTGCCCGCGTCTGAGCACCAGCTTTCCTGGACAGACGGATCCCCGAATCAGCGAAGCAGTGTTGGCTGCTTGTGCCCAGAGATCTTAGCGCACCTACCCCACCCAACTCTTGCCTTTTCCATATCCCTCCTCCTCGCTGGCAACGTTAGAGATAAGAAGACCTCTAGGTTTTCTGGGTAGGAAATGGAGTACTGTCCCGCCAAGTTGACCTGATGACTCCCGACAGGAAATTGAACAGCGACTCCAGCAGCAGGcagccctctcccccactgcGGCTCCAGCCGTGTCCAGTGTCAGTAAACAAGACACCATAATGAGACATCATACGCTTCGGCAGGTGAGGTTCTCTGGGAGGGCTCGTCAGCCGTTGGTCCCATCTTGTCCTTTTTCGGTGGGAAGTCATTCTGCACTTCTGGGCTCCCatacccttccctcccccttgtCCCTTCGGTGGCGGCAACATTGTGATCCGCCGTCTGCTCGCCGTTGCAGGCTCCCCAGCCCCAGAGCAGCCTCCAGCGTGGCATACCCACCTCTGCCCGTTCCATGCTTTCCAACTTTGCGCAGGCGCCCCAGCTCTCTGTGCCCGGTGGCCTCCTCGGGATGCCAGGTAAGAAGGGCTGAtgggacggggcgcctgggtggctcagtcgttaagcgtctgccttcggctcaggtcatgatcccagggtcctgggatcgagccccgcatcgggctccctgctcggcgggaagcctgcttctccctctcccactccccctgcctgtgttccctctctcgctgtatctctctctgtcaaataaataaataaaatctttaaaaaaaaaaaaaaaaaaaaaagaagggctgaTGGGACCAGCTCCCTGGGCGAACAGCTGCTGCTTCTGTTTCTGCTCTCTTTAGGCCCCCTCCCTTCACTCTGTTATTTGGCAAGTGTTGGCTAAATTCATAATACATTCAAGACACAGCACACTAGGGTTTGGTAGTGAAAACGGCCCAGTCCCTGCCATTACCGGTTCGTTGTCTGGTGCGCCCTGTTGGTGGGCGTGTGGTTGCTGATCTCTTGGCGAGAAGAGCAGGGTGCTGTTTGAATGATGGAGGGATGCTTCTTCACAGTCGGCAGCCCCAAACCCAGAGCAGATTCCGTGAGTGCATCTCTTTGCCTTGGTTAATGCCCTCTCACCACTGTTTCCTCTGACTGTCCCATCCCATCAAGACTGTGCTTATTATACTCCTGGTAGGACCGAAGTGTCAAGAAGACCTCGTTCCCTAAAGCTGGGGTGCAGAGGGGCAGTTGACCGCTGACATAGAGCTTGGCTGAGTCTGGACAGGTGCAGACGGCTtctgctgcctcctccccagctccagctccGCGCCCCTGGCTGGCGCAGTCCAGAAGGTTCCGCCTCTTCTaatgcctgccccccacccacccactctgcTTTTGTCTCCTGGGTCCAGGTGTCAACATCGCATACTTGAACACCGGCATTGGAGGACACAAAGCTCCCAGTTTGGCAGACCGACAGCGGGAGTACCTTTTAGACATGATCCCTCCCCGGTCTATAGCGCAGTCCATCAGCGGGCAGAAATAACGCCCGTCCACTCGTGCTGCCCCAGCCTCGAACCCTTCACCCCTCCTCTCCCGTCGCCCCCAACTTCCGTCGCATGCAGTGCCTGTGCTGGTGCCCACCATACACGGAGAACAGAGACGCAGAGACGCAGAGAGacgcagagacacagagagacagagacagcagaCAGCAGACACCGCCCTAGAGGCCCGCAGGACGcgccggccccgccgcccccctccctctctcaccgCTGCGGTCCTGCTGCGCTCATCTTCTCTCCGGTTTCCACTCACAGTGAGGTGCTCCTCGCCTCCGGTGGAGGTCAGAGTGAGGTTCTGGGGAGACATCTAAGCCCTCTGACGCGTGTTTCTAAAGTTTTTATGCTataattattgtcatttttaatgatGTTGTGTGTCCTCCCTTTGTTCAGTGGACGgttaaacctttttattttccctcaatatttttctttttctcttttgtctttttttttttttttttaaacacagatgaTATTCAGATAAATGACAGGAGCATTGCAGGGGGCTCCCCAACGGGACAGGACTGGGAGTGTTGGGGGCAGAAATTTTTAATGCACTTAACCTGGGGTGGGGTGTTGGCATCAAACAGAGAACGTCAGCCCTGGGTGTGTCTGGTCTGGACAGTCTGGGAGGCAGTGTTCAGCTGAAGTTGGGCTCTAAGAATGAGGGGAAAGATCCTGGAGGGAGAAGCTTTAATCCACAGAGAAGGGGACAGGGACATATGAGGACAAGCCAAGAGGAACGGAGGCTGGTCTTGGCCTCCTGGATGCTCTCCTGGTCCCAGTGGAGGTGGAAGTCTCTTCCAGGTCAACTAGCCcaaaattatttcatcttattttctttgtacaattctgcccctcccccctgcctttTTAATCCTAATCTGCTTCTGGCAAGAGGGAAGCGCAGCTCCGTTGTAACCGTGTCCTAGAAGTgagacagaggagggaagagatagactgggggtgggggcggagagACGGAGGGCTTTGTCTCCCAGCAGGTGAGACCCCATCTGTCTTTCCCTCCACCCTGGGTGCCAGGtgccaggaggggagggcagggaggcctgACCAGCCTGGAGTCCGGCACTGAGTGAAGCACCAACTGCCCAGAACCAGACACCTCTCGTTAAAACCAGCTCTGCACCTCTGTGCAAAGTAGCTGTTgtcgcccccccccaccccaccccccagaactctattaattttccttttgtgttgttttcagctttttcttAAGCGCTACTAATGTAGAGAATGAACTGAATTGTGCAATGTTGCTGTTCTGGGGTCAGGGGAGGTTAGCATCCCATCTGCCCAcaccctgggggcggggggcggggaccAGGCTGGTTTGAGGTAAGGGAAGCCCCTTCAAGGTGGGGGTTTCTGCTCTCCTGTAATGTTCACTCACCTGCCTGTGCAGCTCTAGAAGCTGCCAGAGTgcggggaagggggggaagggtTACTTGGAGCAGAGAGGTGTGAAGACTGGAGTTTGCCCTTGAAAGCCACCTGGAAAAATTCCCCCACTTTTAtgttaagaaattaaataacttttgTAAAGTAAGAAGGCACTTttaaaattaacacacacacacaaactgcaCACCCTCCCCATAAagtttgggggttgggggggtggagaaggagtTGGGATCAGGCTCAGTACCCCCCTCTCCCGTACCCCAGAGCCACTGCGGGTTACTGTACTGGCCCTACGGGCCTCCCTgggttttttctttcctcccttcccccaaattcatTGAGCACTTAATAAAGGAGCAGAGATACACCCTGTGTCTGGGCTCCCCCAGTGGTGAAGTGATCTGAAGCTAGATGCTAGTAACAGATAATGACGGGGCTGTTCGGAGTATTTTTCAGGGGGAATATGGTACCCCTGACTGtaagtggtgggagagggaggggggttaTGAAACTGGGTCtgggattattttaaaattatatatatatatataaagatatattcttacatcttttCTTTACCCTCTGTGCTTTGGAAGCACTGGATAAATcgtttggttttgcttttctctcttccacgAATTTGGAagcttcccgcccccccccctcgCACGCCCAAGTCATCTTGCCTTGTGGCATGTCTGTCTAGCCTCTTCCACCCCGCCCACCATGATGAAGTGCCATTTCTGTtatgtctcccctcccccagctcggaGGTACCAGGTGCCCAAGCCTGTCACTTGAGATTAAAAGTAAGGAACAGAGAATGTGCAATACCGTCTGGTTGGGGCCATCCCTGCCCTGAGCTGAGCCTCCTCCCTGGGAGCCAGGCCACCTTTGAATGGGGTTTGGAAGTAGGATGTGTAGACAAGAGGGGAGTAATGGGGAAGGAATGCCCAGCCGAGTGCCTGCCAGGGTGCTGAGGTAACGGGGGTGGACGGAGGACGGGGGGAGCCTTCCCTGCTTCTGTCCCCTCAGGCTCAGTTGCATAGAGGCTGCTTATTGACTAGTATAGCTCCGTGACCCTTTGCTCAATCACTGAGGTTTGATTTCTTACCCCTCCTCCCCATTTTCATACCCTTCCCTGGGATTCGTGATGGGGGTGAGTTTTCCTTAATCATGGTGAAGTATTAGCCTTCCACCTCCTcccttgctccccacccccatccttctGTCTTCCTTATTTCTCTAGGTTTTCATCACTGACCACCTTGTGTCCCTCCGCATCCCTTGTTGCTCTCCATCCCCCGGCTGGGCCTGTAGACACTAAACCTCATGCCTAAAGATGGGAGGGAAGACGCTCTGTTCAGAGTTATCCTCTCCCCCAGAGCTCTGAAGCTCAGGGGACGACTAGAGTCAGGACCCCCCTGGTTCTTCCTGGCTTCCTCCGTATCCAGAGGTTCTCCAAGTAGTGGTTTATGGACAGTGGCTTACTCCCTAGACGCCCGAAACGAGTAGATGAGCAGGAAAGCTTGGGTAAAGCTGAGGGACAGAGGTCctcatttgtcaattttttttttaatttttaattttcattttctatttttgtcattTGACCACAGCATCTGGACTTTCTCCATCCCTGGAATAagtatttttccacatttttggaTGTATGTATggtagacaatttttttttaagacacaaagataaatgttttcctgcttt from the Halichoerus grypus chromosome 7, mHalGry1.hap1.1, whole genome shotgun sequence genome contains:
- the GATAD2B gene encoding transcriptional repressor p66-beta; this encodes MDRMTEDALRLNLLKRSLDPADERDDVLAKRLKMEGHEAMERLKMLALLKRKDLANLEVPHELPTKQDGSGVKGYEEKLNGNLRPHGDNRTAGRPGKENISDEPVDMSARRSEPDRGRLTPSPDIIVLSDNEASSPRSSSRMEERLKAANLEMFKGKGVEERQQLIKQLRDELRLEEARLVLLKKLRQSQLQKENVVQKTPVVQNAASIVQPSPAHGGQQGLSKLPSRPGAQGVEPQSLRTLQGHSVIRSATTTTLPHMLMSQRVIAPNPAQLQGQRGPPKPGLVRTTTPNMNPAINYQPQSSSSVPCQRTASSAIYMNLASHIQPGTVNRVSSPLPSPSAMTDAANSQAAAKLALRKQLEKTLLEIPPPKPPAPLLHFLPSAANSEFIYMVGLEEVVQSVIDSQGKSCASLLRVEPFVCAQCRTDFTPHWKQEKNGKILCEQCMTSNQKKALKAEHTNRLKNAFVKALQQEQEIEQRLQQQAALSPTAAPAVSSVSKQDTIMRHHTLRQAPQPQSSLQRGIPTSARSMLSNFAQAPQLSVPGGLLGMPGVNIAYLNTGIGGHKAPSLADRQREYLLDMIPPRSIAQSISGQK